Proteins encoded by one window of Apus apus isolate bApuApu2 chromosome 17, bApuApu2.pri.cur, whole genome shotgun sequence:
- the ZNF207 gene encoding BUB3-interacting and GLEBS motif-containing protein ZNF207 isoform X3, which translates to MGRKKKKQLKPWCWYCNRDFDDEKILIQHQKAKHFKCHICHKKLYTGPGLAIHCMQVHKETIDAVPNAIPGRTDIELEIYGMEGIPEKDMEERRRLLEQKTQAESQKKKQQDDSDEYEDDESAASTSFQPQQVQPQQAYIPPMAQPGLPPVPGAPGMPPGIPPLMAGVPPMMPGMPPVMPGMPPGLHQQRKYMQSFCGGNMMMPMGGMMPPGPGIPPLMPGMPPGMPPPVGPRPGMPPMTQAQPVTAPGILNRPPAPAASAPTPQPPVTKPLFPSAGQMGTPVTSSSTASSNSESLSASSNALFPSTAQAAAAVPGPVGTDFKPLNSTPATTTEPPKPTFPAYTQSTASTTSTTNSTAAKPATSITSKPATLTTTSATSKLIHPDEDISLEERRAQLPKYQRNLPRPGQASLGNPPVGPIGGMMPPQPGIPPQQGMRPPMPPHGQYGAHHQGMPGYLPGAMPPYGQGPPMVPPYQSGPPRPPMGMRPPVMSQGGRY; encoded by the exons ATGGGCCGtaagaagaagaagcagctgaagcCTTGGTGCTG GTATTGTAACAGGGATTTTGATGATGAAAAGATCCTTATACAGcatcaaaaagcaaagcactttAAATGCCATATATGTCATAAGAAACTGTATACAGGACCTGGTTTAGCTATACATTGCATGCAG gtacATAAAGAAACAATAGATGCTGTTCCAAATGCTATTCCTGGAAGAACAGACATTGAACTGGAAATCTATGGCATGGAGGGCATTCCAGAAAAAGATATGGAGGAACGGAGGCGGTTACTTGAACAAAAAACTCAGG CAGAGagccagaaaaagaagcaacagGATGATTCTGATGAGTATGAAGATGATGAATCTGCGGCTTCAACTTCATTTCAACCCCAGCAAGTCCAGCCACAGCAGGCATACATTCCCCCAATGGCACAGCCAGGGTTGCCTCCTGTGCCAGGAGCACCAGGGATGCCTCCAG gtaTACCACCATTAATGGCAGGTGTTCCACCTATGATGCCTGGAATGCCTCCAGTGATGCCTGGAATGCCACCTGG ATTACATCAACAGAGAAAATACATGCAGTCATTTTGTGGTGGAAACAT GATGATGCCAATGGGTGGAATGATGCCTCCTGGGCCAGGAATACCACCCCTTATGCCTGGTATGCCACCAG GTATGCCACCACCTGTTGGTCCTCGTCCTGGAATGCCTCCAATGACACAAGCACAGCCTGTTACAGCACCAGGCATTCTGAACAGAcctccagcacctgctgcaTCTGCACCTACTCCCCAGCCTCCGGTTACCAAACCACTCTTCCCAAGTGCAGGGCAG ATGGGGACACCTGTCACAAGCTCAAGTACAGCTTCCTCCAATTCAGAAAGTCTGTCAGCATCTTCTAACGCTCTGTTTCCTAGCACAGCACAA GCTGCGGCAGCTGTTCCAGGTCCAGTTGGTACTGATTTCAAACCTTTGAATTCTACACCTGCAACAACAACAGAACCCCCAAAACCTACATTCCCTGCTTACACGCAGTCCACAGCCTCAACCACTAGCACGACAAACAGTACTGCAGCTAAACCAGCTACATCCATAACAAGTAAGCCTGCTACCCTCACAACAACCAGTGCAACCAGTAAGTTGATCCATCCAGATGAGGATATATCACTG GAAGAGAGAAGGGCACAGTTGCCTAAGTATCAGCGTAATCTTCCTCGACCAGGACAAGCTTCTTTGGGTAATCCACCAGTTGGACCAATTGGAGGTATGATGCCACCACAGCCAGGAATTCCTCCACAGCAAGGAATGAGACCTCCCATGCCCCCTCATG GTCAGTATGGTGCTCATCACCAGGGCATGCCAGGATATCTTCCTGGAGCGATGCCTCCATACGGTCAGGGACCTCCGATGGTGCCCCCTTACCAAAGTGGACCTCCTCGACCTCCAATGGGAATGAGACCTCCTGTAATGTCACAAGGTGGCCGCTACTGA
- the ZNF207 gene encoding BUB3-interacting and GLEBS motif-containing protein ZNF207 isoform X13 — translation MGRKKKKQLKPWCWYCNRDFDDEKILIQHQKAKHFKCHICHKKLYTGPGLAIHCMQVHKETIDAVPNAIPGRTDIELEIYGMEGIPEKDMEERRRLLEQKTQESQKKKQQDDSDEYEDDESAASTSFQPQQVQPQQAYIPPMAQPGLPPVPGAPGMPPGIPPLMAGVPPMMPGMPPVMPGMPPGMMPMGGMMPPGPGIPPLMPGMPPGMPPPVGPRPGMPPMTQAQPVTAPGILNRPPAPAASAPTPQPPVTKPLFPSAGQAAAAVPGPVGTDFKPLNSTPATTTEPPKPTFPAYTQSTASTTSTTNSTAAKPATSITSKPATLTTTSATSKLIHPDEDISLEERRAQLPKYQRNLPRPGQASLGNPPVGPIGGMMPPQPGIPPQQGMRPPMPPHGQYGAHHQGMPGYLPGAMPPYGQGPPMVPPYQSGPPRPPMGMRPPVMSQGGRY, via the exons ATGGGCCGtaagaagaagaagcagctgaagcCTTGGTGCTG GTATTGTAACAGGGATTTTGATGATGAAAAGATCCTTATACAGcatcaaaaagcaaagcactttAAATGCCATATATGTCATAAGAAACTGTATACAGGACCTGGTTTAGCTATACATTGCATGCAG gtacATAAAGAAACAATAGATGCTGTTCCAAATGCTATTCCTGGAAGAACAGACATTGAACTGGAAATCTATGGCATGGAGGGCATTCCAGAAAAAGATATGGAGGAACGGAGGCGGTTACTTGAACAAAAAACTCAGG AGagccagaaaaagaagcaacagGATGATTCTGATGAGTATGAAGATGATGAATCTGCGGCTTCAACTTCATTTCAACCCCAGCAAGTCCAGCCACAGCAGGCATACATTCCCCCAATGGCACAGCCAGGGTTGCCTCCTGTGCCAGGAGCACCAGGGATGCCTCCAG gtaTACCACCATTAATGGCAGGTGTTCCACCTATGATGCCTGGAATGCCTCCAGTGATGCCTGGAATGCCACCTGG GATGATGCCAATGGGTGGAATGATGCCTCCTGGGCCAGGAATACCACCCCTTATGCCTGGTATGCCACCAG GTATGCCACCACCTGTTGGTCCTCGTCCTGGAATGCCTCCAATGACACAAGCACAGCCTGTTACAGCACCAGGCATTCTGAACAGAcctccagcacctgctgcaTCTGCACCTACTCCCCAGCCTCCGGTTACCAAACCACTCTTCCCAAGTGCAGGGCAG GCTGCGGCAGCTGTTCCAGGTCCAGTTGGTACTGATTTCAAACCTTTGAATTCTACACCTGCAACAACAACAGAACCCCCAAAACCTACATTCCCTGCTTACACGCAGTCCACAGCCTCAACCACTAGCACGACAAACAGTACTGCAGCTAAACCAGCTACATCCATAACAAGTAAGCCTGCTACCCTCACAACAACCAGTGCAACCAGTAAGTTGATCCATCCAGATGAGGATATATCACTG GAAGAGAGAAGGGCACAGTTGCCTAAGTATCAGCGTAATCTTCCTCGACCAGGACAAGCTTCTTTGGGTAATCCACCAGTTGGACCAATTGGAGGTATGATGCCACCACAGCCAGGAATTCCTCCACAGCAAGGAATGAGACCTCCCATGCCCCCTCATG GTCAGTATGGTGCTCATCACCAGGGCATGCCAGGATATCTTCCTGGAGCGATGCCTCCATACGGTCAGGGACCTCCGATGGTGCCCCCTTACCAAAGTGGACCTCCTCGACCTCCAATGGGAATGAGACCTCCTGTAATGTCACAAGGTGGCCGCTACTGA
- the ZNF207 gene encoding BUB3-interacting and GLEBS motif-containing protein ZNF207 isoform X7: MGRKKKKQLKPWCWYCNRDFDDEKILIQHQKAKHFKCHICHKKLYTGPGLAIHCMQVHKETIDAVPNAIPGRTDIELEIYGMEGIPEKDMEERRRLLEQKTQESQKKKQQDDSDEYEDDESAASTSFQPQQVQPQQAYIPPMAQPGLPPVPGAPGMPPGIPPLMAGVPPMMPGMPPVMPGMPPGMMPMGGMMPPGPGIPPLMPGMPPGMPPPVGPRPGMPPMTQAQPVTAPGILNRPPAPAASAPTPQPPVTKPLFPSAGQMGTPVTSSSTASSNSESLSASSNALFPSTAQAAAAVPGPVGTDFKPLNSTPATTTEPPKPTFPAYTQSTASTTSTTNSTAAKPATSITSKPATLTTTSATSKLIHPDEDISLEERRAQLPKYQRNLPRPGQASLGNPPVGPIGGMMPPQPGIPPQQGMRPPMPPHGQYGAHHQGMPGYLPGAMPPYGQGPPMVPPYQSGPPRPPMGMRPPVMSQGGRY; the protein is encoded by the exons ATGGGCCGtaagaagaagaagcagctgaagcCTTGGTGCTG GTATTGTAACAGGGATTTTGATGATGAAAAGATCCTTATACAGcatcaaaaagcaaagcactttAAATGCCATATATGTCATAAGAAACTGTATACAGGACCTGGTTTAGCTATACATTGCATGCAG gtacATAAAGAAACAATAGATGCTGTTCCAAATGCTATTCCTGGAAGAACAGACATTGAACTGGAAATCTATGGCATGGAGGGCATTCCAGAAAAAGATATGGAGGAACGGAGGCGGTTACTTGAACAAAAAACTCAGG AGagccagaaaaagaagcaacagGATGATTCTGATGAGTATGAAGATGATGAATCTGCGGCTTCAACTTCATTTCAACCCCAGCAAGTCCAGCCACAGCAGGCATACATTCCCCCAATGGCACAGCCAGGGTTGCCTCCTGTGCCAGGAGCACCAGGGATGCCTCCAG gtaTACCACCATTAATGGCAGGTGTTCCACCTATGATGCCTGGAATGCCTCCAGTGATGCCTGGAATGCCACCTGG GATGATGCCAATGGGTGGAATGATGCCTCCTGGGCCAGGAATACCACCCCTTATGCCTGGTATGCCACCAG GTATGCCACCACCTGTTGGTCCTCGTCCTGGAATGCCTCCAATGACACAAGCACAGCCTGTTACAGCACCAGGCATTCTGAACAGAcctccagcacctgctgcaTCTGCACCTACTCCCCAGCCTCCGGTTACCAAACCACTCTTCCCAAGTGCAGGGCAG ATGGGGACACCTGTCACAAGCTCAAGTACAGCTTCCTCCAATTCAGAAAGTCTGTCAGCATCTTCTAACGCTCTGTTTCCTAGCACAGCACAA GCTGCGGCAGCTGTTCCAGGTCCAGTTGGTACTGATTTCAAACCTTTGAATTCTACACCTGCAACAACAACAGAACCCCCAAAACCTACATTCCCTGCTTACACGCAGTCCACAGCCTCAACCACTAGCACGACAAACAGTACTGCAGCTAAACCAGCTACATCCATAACAAGTAAGCCTGCTACCCTCACAACAACCAGTGCAACCAGTAAGTTGATCCATCCAGATGAGGATATATCACTG GAAGAGAGAAGGGCACAGTTGCCTAAGTATCAGCGTAATCTTCCTCGACCAGGACAAGCTTCTTTGGGTAATCCACCAGTTGGACCAATTGGAGGTATGATGCCACCACAGCCAGGAATTCCTCCACAGCAAGGAATGAGACCTCCCATGCCCCCTCATG GTCAGTATGGTGCTCATCACCAGGGCATGCCAGGATATCTTCCTGGAGCGATGCCTCCATACGGTCAGGGACCTCCGATGGTGCCCCCTTACCAAAGTGGACCTCCTCGACCTCCAATGGGAATGAGACCTCCTGTAATGTCACAAGGTGGCCGCTACTGA
- the ZNF207 gene encoding BUB3-interacting and GLEBS motif-containing protein ZNF207 isoform X1, with translation MGRKKKKQLKPWCWYCNRDFDDEKILIQHQKAKHFKCHICHKKLYTGPGLAIHCMQVHKETIDAVPNAIPGRTDIELEIYGMEGIPEKDMEERRRLLEQKTQAESQKKKQQDDSDEYEDDESAASTSFQPQQVQPQQAYIPPMAQPGLPPVPGAPGMPPGIPPLMAGVPPMMPGMPPVMPGMPPGLHQQRKYMQSFCGGNMMMPMGGMMPPGPGIPPLMPGMPPGRSGFSNSYYGMPPPVGPRPGMPPMTQAQPVTAPGILNRPPAPAASAPTPQPPVTKPLFPSAGQMGTPVTSSSTASSNSESLSASSNALFPSTAQAAAAVPGPVGTDFKPLNSTPATTTEPPKPTFPAYTQSTASTTSTTNSTAAKPATSITSKPATLTTTSATSKLIHPDEDISLEERRAQLPKYQRNLPRPGQASLGNPPVGPIGGMMPPQPGIPPQQGMRPPMPPHGQYGAHHQGMPGYLPGAMPPYGQGPPMVPPYQSGPPRPPMGMRPPVMSQGGRY, from the exons ATGGGCCGtaagaagaagaagcagctgaagcCTTGGTGCTG GTATTGTAACAGGGATTTTGATGATGAAAAGATCCTTATACAGcatcaaaaagcaaagcactttAAATGCCATATATGTCATAAGAAACTGTATACAGGACCTGGTTTAGCTATACATTGCATGCAG gtacATAAAGAAACAATAGATGCTGTTCCAAATGCTATTCCTGGAAGAACAGACATTGAACTGGAAATCTATGGCATGGAGGGCATTCCAGAAAAAGATATGGAGGAACGGAGGCGGTTACTTGAACAAAAAACTCAGG CAGAGagccagaaaaagaagcaacagGATGATTCTGATGAGTATGAAGATGATGAATCTGCGGCTTCAACTTCATTTCAACCCCAGCAAGTCCAGCCACAGCAGGCATACATTCCCCCAATGGCACAGCCAGGGTTGCCTCCTGTGCCAGGAGCACCAGGGATGCCTCCAG gtaTACCACCATTAATGGCAGGTGTTCCACCTATGATGCCTGGAATGCCTCCAGTGATGCCTGGAATGCCACCTGG ATTACATCAACAGAGAAAATACATGCAGTCATTTTGTGGTGGAAACAT GATGATGCCAATGGGTGGAATGATGCCTCCTGGGCCAGGAATACCACCCCTTATGCCTGGTATGCCACCAGGTAGGTCAGGGTTCTCGAACTCATACTATG GTATGCCACCACCTGTTGGTCCTCGTCCTGGAATGCCTCCAATGACACAAGCACAGCCTGTTACAGCACCAGGCATTCTGAACAGAcctccagcacctgctgcaTCTGCACCTACTCCCCAGCCTCCGGTTACCAAACCACTCTTCCCAAGTGCAGGGCAG ATGGGGACACCTGTCACAAGCTCAAGTACAGCTTCCTCCAATTCAGAAAGTCTGTCAGCATCTTCTAACGCTCTGTTTCCTAGCACAGCACAA GCTGCGGCAGCTGTTCCAGGTCCAGTTGGTACTGATTTCAAACCTTTGAATTCTACACCTGCAACAACAACAGAACCCCCAAAACCTACATTCCCTGCTTACACGCAGTCCACAGCCTCAACCACTAGCACGACAAACAGTACTGCAGCTAAACCAGCTACATCCATAACAAGTAAGCCTGCTACCCTCACAACAACCAGTGCAACCAGTAAGTTGATCCATCCAGATGAGGATATATCACTG GAAGAGAGAAGGGCACAGTTGCCTAAGTATCAGCGTAATCTTCCTCGACCAGGACAAGCTTCTTTGGGTAATCCACCAGTTGGACCAATTGGAGGTATGATGCCACCACAGCCAGGAATTCCTCCACAGCAAGGAATGAGACCTCCCATGCCCCCTCATG GTCAGTATGGTGCTCATCACCAGGGCATGCCAGGATATCTTCCTGGAGCGATGCCTCCATACGGTCAGGGACCTCCGATGGTGCCCCCTTACCAAAGTGGACCTCCTCGACCTCCAATGGGAATGAGACCTCCTGTAATGTCACAAGGTGGCCGCTACTGA
- the ZNF207 gene encoding BUB3-interacting and GLEBS motif-containing protein ZNF207 isoform X10, whose amino-acid sequence MGRKKKKQLKPWCWYCNRDFDDEKILIQHQKAKHFKCHICHKKLYTGPGLAIHCMQVHKETIDAVPNAIPGRTDIELEIYGMEGIPEKDMEERRRLLEQKTQESQKKKQQDDSDEYEDDESAASTSFQPQQVQPQQAYIPPMAQPGLPPVPGAPGMPPGIPPLMAGVPPMMPGMPPVMPGMPPGLHQQRKYMQSFCGGNMMMPMGGMMPPGPGIPPLMPGMPPGMPPPVGPRPGMPPMTQAQPVTAPGILNRPPAPAASAPTPQPPVTKPLFPSAGQAAAAVPGPVGTDFKPLNSTPATTTEPPKPTFPAYTQSTASTTSTTNSTAAKPATSITSKPATLTTTSATSKLIHPDEDISLEERRAQLPKYQRNLPRPGQASLGNPPVGPIGGMMPPQPGIPPQQGMRPPMPPHGQYGAHHQGMPGYLPGAMPPYGQGPPMVPPYQSGPPRPPMGMRPPVMSQGGRY is encoded by the exons ATGGGCCGtaagaagaagaagcagctgaagcCTTGGTGCTG GTATTGTAACAGGGATTTTGATGATGAAAAGATCCTTATACAGcatcaaaaagcaaagcactttAAATGCCATATATGTCATAAGAAACTGTATACAGGACCTGGTTTAGCTATACATTGCATGCAG gtacATAAAGAAACAATAGATGCTGTTCCAAATGCTATTCCTGGAAGAACAGACATTGAACTGGAAATCTATGGCATGGAGGGCATTCCAGAAAAAGATATGGAGGAACGGAGGCGGTTACTTGAACAAAAAACTCAGG AGagccagaaaaagaagcaacagGATGATTCTGATGAGTATGAAGATGATGAATCTGCGGCTTCAACTTCATTTCAACCCCAGCAAGTCCAGCCACAGCAGGCATACATTCCCCCAATGGCACAGCCAGGGTTGCCTCCTGTGCCAGGAGCACCAGGGATGCCTCCAG gtaTACCACCATTAATGGCAGGTGTTCCACCTATGATGCCTGGAATGCCTCCAGTGATGCCTGGAATGCCACCTGG ATTACATCAACAGAGAAAATACATGCAGTCATTTTGTGGTGGAAACAT GATGATGCCAATGGGTGGAATGATGCCTCCTGGGCCAGGAATACCACCCCTTATGCCTGGTATGCCACCAG GTATGCCACCACCTGTTGGTCCTCGTCCTGGAATGCCTCCAATGACACAAGCACAGCCTGTTACAGCACCAGGCATTCTGAACAGAcctccagcacctgctgcaTCTGCACCTACTCCCCAGCCTCCGGTTACCAAACCACTCTTCCCAAGTGCAGGGCAG GCTGCGGCAGCTGTTCCAGGTCCAGTTGGTACTGATTTCAAACCTTTGAATTCTACACCTGCAACAACAACAGAACCCCCAAAACCTACATTCCCTGCTTACACGCAGTCCACAGCCTCAACCACTAGCACGACAAACAGTACTGCAGCTAAACCAGCTACATCCATAACAAGTAAGCCTGCTACCCTCACAACAACCAGTGCAACCAGTAAGTTGATCCATCCAGATGAGGATATATCACTG GAAGAGAGAAGGGCACAGTTGCCTAAGTATCAGCGTAATCTTCCTCGACCAGGACAAGCTTCTTTGGGTAATCCACCAGTTGGACCAATTGGAGGTATGATGCCACCACAGCCAGGAATTCCTCCACAGCAAGGAATGAGACCTCCCATGCCCCCTCATG GTCAGTATGGTGCTCATCACCAGGGCATGCCAGGATATCTTCCTGGAGCGATGCCTCCATACGGTCAGGGACCTCCGATGGTGCCCCCTTACCAAAGTGGACCTCCTCGACCTCCAATGGGAATGAGACCTCCTGTAATGTCACAAGGTGGCCGCTACTGA
- the ZNF207 gene encoding BUB3-interacting and GLEBS motif-containing protein ZNF207 isoform X12, with protein MGRKKKKQLKPWCWYCNRDFDDEKILIQHQKAKHFKCHICHKKLYTGPGLAIHCMQVHKETIDAVPNAIPGRTDIELEIYGMEGIPEKDMEERRRLLEQKTQAESQKKKQQDDSDEYEDDESAASTSFQPQQVQPQQAYIPPMAQPGLPPVPGAPGMPPGIPPLMAGVPPMMPGMPPVMPGMPPGMMPMGGMMPPGPGIPPLMPGMPPGMPPPVGPRPGMPPMTQAQPVTAPGILNRPPAPAASAPTPQPPVTKPLFPSAGQAAAAVPGPVGTDFKPLNSTPATTTEPPKPTFPAYTQSTASTTSTTNSTAAKPATSITSKPATLTTTSATSKLIHPDEDISLEERRAQLPKYQRNLPRPGQASLGNPPVGPIGGMMPPQPGIPPQQGMRPPMPPHGQYGAHHQGMPGYLPGAMPPYGQGPPMVPPYQSGPPRPPMGMRPPVMSQGGRY; from the exons ATGGGCCGtaagaagaagaagcagctgaagcCTTGGTGCTG GTATTGTAACAGGGATTTTGATGATGAAAAGATCCTTATACAGcatcaaaaagcaaagcactttAAATGCCATATATGTCATAAGAAACTGTATACAGGACCTGGTTTAGCTATACATTGCATGCAG gtacATAAAGAAACAATAGATGCTGTTCCAAATGCTATTCCTGGAAGAACAGACATTGAACTGGAAATCTATGGCATGGAGGGCATTCCAGAAAAAGATATGGAGGAACGGAGGCGGTTACTTGAACAAAAAACTCAGG CAGAGagccagaaaaagaagcaacagGATGATTCTGATGAGTATGAAGATGATGAATCTGCGGCTTCAACTTCATTTCAACCCCAGCAAGTCCAGCCACAGCAGGCATACATTCCCCCAATGGCACAGCCAGGGTTGCCTCCTGTGCCAGGAGCACCAGGGATGCCTCCAG gtaTACCACCATTAATGGCAGGTGTTCCACCTATGATGCCTGGAATGCCTCCAGTGATGCCTGGAATGCCACCTGG GATGATGCCAATGGGTGGAATGATGCCTCCTGGGCCAGGAATACCACCCCTTATGCCTGGTATGCCACCAG GTATGCCACCACCTGTTGGTCCTCGTCCTGGAATGCCTCCAATGACACAAGCACAGCCTGTTACAGCACCAGGCATTCTGAACAGAcctccagcacctgctgcaTCTGCACCTACTCCCCAGCCTCCGGTTACCAAACCACTCTTCCCAAGTGCAGGGCAG GCTGCGGCAGCTGTTCCAGGTCCAGTTGGTACTGATTTCAAACCTTTGAATTCTACACCTGCAACAACAACAGAACCCCCAAAACCTACATTCCCTGCTTACACGCAGTCCACAGCCTCAACCACTAGCACGACAAACAGTACTGCAGCTAAACCAGCTACATCCATAACAAGTAAGCCTGCTACCCTCACAACAACCAGTGCAACCAGTAAGTTGATCCATCCAGATGAGGATATATCACTG GAAGAGAGAAGGGCACAGTTGCCTAAGTATCAGCGTAATCTTCCTCGACCAGGACAAGCTTCTTTGGGTAATCCACCAGTTGGACCAATTGGAGGTATGATGCCACCACAGCCAGGAATTCCTCCACAGCAAGGAATGAGACCTCCCATGCCCCCTCATG GTCAGTATGGTGCTCATCACCAGGGCATGCCAGGATATCTTCCTGGAGCGATGCCTCCATACGGTCAGGGACCTCCGATGGTGCCCCCTTACCAAAGTGGACCTCCTCGACCTCCAATGGGAATGAGACCTCCTGTAATGTCACAAGGTGGCCGCTACTGA
- the ZNF207 gene encoding BUB3-interacting and GLEBS motif-containing protein ZNF207 isoform X8, translating into MGRKKKKQLKPWCWYCNRDFDDEKILIQHQKAKHFKCHICHKKLYTGPGLAIHCMQVHKETIDAVPNAIPGRTDIELEIYGMEGIPEKDMEERRRLLEQKTQAESQKKKQQDDSDEYEDDESAASTSFQPQQVQPQQAYIPPMAQPGLPPVPGAPGMPPGIPPLMAGVPPMMPGMPPVMPGMPPGLHQQRKYMQSFCGGNMMMPMGGMMPPGPGIPPLMPGMPPGRSGFSNSYYGMPPPVGPRPGMPPMTQAQPVTAPGILNRPPAPAASAPTPQPPVTKPLFPSAGQAAAAVPGPVGTDFKPLNSTPATTTEPPKPTFPAYTQSTASTTSTTNSTAAKPATSITSKPATLTTTSATSKLIHPDEDISLEERRAQLPKYQRNLPRPGQASLGNPPVGPIGGMMPPQPGIPPQQGMRPPMPPHGQYGAHHQGMPGYLPGAMPPYGQGPPMVPPYQSGPPRPPMGMRPPVMSQGGRY; encoded by the exons ATGGGCCGtaagaagaagaagcagctgaagcCTTGGTGCTG GTATTGTAACAGGGATTTTGATGATGAAAAGATCCTTATACAGcatcaaaaagcaaagcactttAAATGCCATATATGTCATAAGAAACTGTATACAGGACCTGGTTTAGCTATACATTGCATGCAG gtacATAAAGAAACAATAGATGCTGTTCCAAATGCTATTCCTGGAAGAACAGACATTGAACTGGAAATCTATGGCATGGAGGGCATTCCAGAAAAAGATATGGAGGAACGGAGGCGGTTACTTGAACAAAAAACTCAGG CAGAGagccagaaaaagaagcaacagGATGATTCTGATGAGTATGAAGATGATGAATCTGCGGCTTCAACTTCATTTCAACCCCAGCAAGTCCAGCCACAGCAGGCATACATTCCCCCAATGGCACAGCCAGGGTTGCCTCCTGTGCCAGGAGCACCAGGGATGCCTCCAG gtaTACCACCATTAATGGCAGGTGTTCCACCTATGATGCCTGGAATGCCTCCAGTGATGCCTGGAATGCCACCTGG ATTACATCAACAGAGAAAATACATGCAGTCATTTTGTGGTGGAAACAT GATGATGCCAATGGGTGGAATGATGCCTCCTGGGCCAGGAATACCACCCCTTATGCCTGGTATGCCACCAGGTAGGTCAGGGTTCTCGAACTCATACTATG GTATGCCACCACCTGTTGGTCCTCGTCCTGGAATGCCTCCAATGACACAAGCACAGCCTGTTACAGCACCAGGCATTCTGAACAGAcctccagcacctgctgcaTCTGCACCTACTCCCCAGCCTCCGGTTACCAAACCACTCTTCCCAAGTGCAGGGCAG GCTGCGGCAGCTGTTCCAGGTCCAGTTGGTACTGATTTCAAACCTTTGAATTCTACACCTGCAACAACAACAGAACCCCCAAAACCTACATTCCCTGCTTACACGCAGTCCACAGCCTCAACCACTAGCACGACAAACAGTACTGCAGCTAAACCAGCTACATCCATAACAAGTAAGCCTGCTACCCTCACAACAACCAGTGCAACCAGTAAGTTGATCCATCCAGATGAGGATATATCACTG GAAGAGAGAAGGGCACAGTTGCCTAAGTATCAGCGTAATCTTCCTCGACCAGGACAAGCTTCTTTGGGTAATCCACCAGTTGGACCAATTGGAGGTATGATGCCACCACAGCCAGGAATTCCTCCACAGCAAGGAATGAGACCTCCCATGCCCCCTCATG GTCAGTATGGTGCTCATCACCAGGGCATGCCAGGATATCTTCCTGGAGCGATGCCTCCATACGGTCAGGGACCTCCGATGGTGCCCCCTTACCAAAGTGGACCTCCTCGACCTCCAATGGGAATGAGACCTCCTGTAATGTCACAAGGTGGCCGCTACTGA